The following coding sequences lie in one Terriglobales bacterium genomic window:
- a CDS encoding OmpA family protein → MMDSSRVPLKLNERGLGDAPGKSQGKLALALGVIAIALSLILGFVYLRSVRRLEREVAQLSQQTEALSQQTEALSRQVERVQEQSQTSAQQASQAAANAQAAAQERDLAKQAQSNSEAQAELARQQAAAEQQKADQATQQAEQYRQQREAELQQLQQALGQIAETRRTAMGLVMTLDSKSIRFDFDKAAIKPEYRDILNRIAGILMALKGYSVAVYGYTDDIGTQKYNLQLSQRRAEAVRDFLVQAGISPKIMSAKGFGKSDPRVPGDSDQARAANRRVEIGIVDSKLITNGPIIEPK, encoded by the coding sequence ATGATGGACTCTTCACGAGTGCCGCTAAAGCTGAATGAGCGTGGACTTGGGGATGCACCTGGCAAGTCTCAAGGGAAGTTGGCGTTGGCTCTGGGAGTGATCGCAATCGCGCTCAGCTTGATTCTTGGGTTTGTTTATCTAAGATCGGTTCGTCGCCTGGAGCGCGAGGTGGCACAGCTCAGCCAGCAGACGGAGGCTCTCAGCCAGCAGACGGAGGCTCTCAGCCGGCAGGTCGAGCGGGTACAGGAACAATCGCAGACGTCCGCTCAGCAAGCTTCGCAAGCGGCTGCGAACGCGCAAGCAGCCGCTCAAGAGCGCGACTTGGCGAAGCAGGCTCAATCGAACTCGGAGGCTCAGGCGGAACTTGCGCGGCAGCAGGCCGCCGCTGAGCAGCAAAAGGCGGATCAAGCCACACAGCAGGCTGAACAGTATCGGCAGCAGCGAGAGGCGGAACTTCAACAGCTGCAACAGGCTCTCGGGCAAATCGCCGAAACGCGTCGTACCGCGATGGGCTTGGTGATGACGCTGGACAGCAAGTCAATTCGCTTCGACTTTGATAAGGCAGCCATTAAACCGGAATACCGCGACATCCTCAATCGCATCGCCGGGATCCTGATGGCGCTTAAGGGATATTCGGTTGCTGTCTACGGATATACGGACGACATCGGCACGCAGAAGTACAACTTGCAACTGTCGCAGCGTCGCGCCGAAGCTGTCCGCGACTTCTTGGTACAGGCCGGAATTTCCCCGAAAATCATGAGCGCCAAGGGTTTTGGCAAGTCCGACCCGCGCGTTCCGGGCGACAGCGACCAAGCGCGTGCTGCCAACCGCCGGGTCGAGATCGGCATAGTGGATTCGAAGCTCATCACGAATGGCCCAATCATCGAGCCAAAGTGA
- a CDS encoding carboxypeptidase regulatory-like domain-containing protein, with product MHRSFQLAAFLLACSWMALAQGQPAQSGVPQHSSKQSSILVVVRDENHDPVSGARVTLTVPGSSFSLVVETDFGGHYRFYGMMPGKYALEVEKKGFYPVSVGELEFAPGAEIPVLLRHVQEFRENVDVYDTAPAVDPAKTSSTEQLTNREIFTLPYPTTRDFRNVLPFIPGVVVDNSQQIHVGGSAGYELFHQLDGFNVTHPVTGLLDLRVSPDSLRLIEVDQSRYTAQYGKGSGGVLRLETGMGDDRFRYSATNFTPGVSLQRGLTFENWTPRFTFSGPIKKGRVWWFEGLSGEYDSNFNKDLPFKRRNSSPLWRVDSLSKVQINATPGNILTASFLINHQKVERLGLSLLTPPASTTDQHASIKMFDIRDSAYSGQTLLETGVGVSEFMTDTLPRGGLPFTIRPEGISGSFFERTASRARRVQGYANLYLSPTEWHGRHEMRIGADLDSIEDHQFNTRRPIRTLREDGTLERRSTFSGPPRFRISNFEGSAYAQDRWSPAERWIVEYGLRGDWDEIIRDAWFSPRLATSYFFDGPTMTKISAGVGLFYDATNLDFATRSLQGVRLDQNFAADGVTRLGPATQTLFQVNTNTLQPSKFVNASLSFERMLPKSIHLRIETLEKRGREGFAFFNVHPVATTGGVYQLLNVQNGRYDSIQIAAEKKFAQNHQFMISYTRSRARSNAVLDFSLDNPIFARQAGGALPWDTPNHLVSWGWFPLTKKIDWAYSLDWHTGFPFNVVNQQQQIGGAPDSHRFPDYFALNLHVERRFRFHGYEFALRVGSNNITNSRNPVVVNNNIDSPQFLTFSSFQKRAITGRIRFLGRK from the coding sequence ATGCACCGCAGCTTCCAACTCGCAGCATTTCTCCTGGCATGCAGCTGGATGGCGCTCGCACAGGGCCAGCCTGCTCAAAGCGGTGTGCCCCAGCATTCTTCCAAACAGTCCAGCATTCTTGTGGTTGTACGCGATGAGAACCACGACCCGGTCAGCGGTGCGCGTGTAACCCTGACTGTGCCGGGATCTTCTTTTTCCCTGGTGGTAGAAACAGATTTTGGCGGCCACTATCGTTTTTACGGCATGATGCCCGGGAAATATGCGCTCGAGGTGGAAAAGAAGGGATTTTACCCGGTTTCCGTGGGAGAGCTGGAGTTTGCTCCGGGAGCTGAAATTCCAGTCCTGTTGCGGCATGTGCAGGAGTTCCGGGAAAATGTTGACGTATACGATACAGCGCCGGCCGTAGACCCGGCTAAAACCAGCTCCACCGAACAGCTCACCAACCGTGAGATCTTTACGTTGCCTTATCCCACCACGCGCGACTTCCGCAACGTGCTGCCGTTTATCCCCGGCGTGGTGGTTGATAACAGCCAACAGATTCATGTGGGAGGCTCGGCGGGATATGAGCTGTTTCATCAGCTCGACGGATTTAACGTCACCCATCCTGTGACCGGGCTGCTGGATTTGCGCGTAAGCCCGGATTCGCTGCGGTTGATCGAGGTTGACCAGAGCCGCTATACGGCACAATACGGCAAAGGTTCCGGAGGCGTGCTGCGCCTGGAAACCGGTATGGGTGACGACCGCTTTCGATATTCGGCCACTAACTTTACGCCTGGAGTCAGTCTTCAAAGGGGCTTGACCTTTGAGAATTGGACCCCGCGTTTTACCTTTTCCGGTCCGATCAAGAAGGGCAGGGTGTGGTGGTTCGAAGGGCTCAGTGGAGAATACGACAGCAACTTTAATAAAGACCTGCCCTTTAAACGCCGCAATAGCAGCCCCTTGTGGCGTGTCGACAGCCTGAGTAAAGTGCAGATCAACGCAACCCCGGGGAACATTCTCACCGCCAGCTTCTTGATCAATCACCAGAAAGTAGAGCGGCTGGGGTTGTCGCTGTTGACGCCCCCGGCCAGTACTACCGATCAGCACGCTTCGATCAAGATGTTCGACATCAGAGACTCGGCCTATTCCGGGCAGACTTTACTTGAAACCGGGGTTGGCGTCAGCGAGTTCATGACTGACACCCTTCCCCGTGGAGGCTTGCCCTTCACGATTCGTCCGGAGGGTATCTCGGGCAGTTTTTTTGAGCGCACCGCCTCGCGCGCCCGGCGGGTACAGGGATATGCCAATCTTTATCTTTCCCCGACGGAATGGCACGGACGGCATGAAATGCGCATAGGCGCAGACCTGGACAGTATTGAAGATCACCAGTTCAATACGCGCCGACCCATCAGAACTTTGCGGGAAGACGGCACACTGGAACGGCGTTCTACCTTTTCCGGCCCGCCACGGTTCAGGATAAGCAATTTTGAGGGCAGCGCTTACGCCCAGGACCGATGGTCTCCCGCCGAACGATGGATTGTTGAATATGGATTACGCGGCGACTGGGATGAAATTATCCGCGATGCATGGTTCTCGCCCCGCCTGGCCACAAGCTATTTCTTTGATGGACCCACCATGACCAAGATCAGTGCCGGCGTGGGGCTGTTCTACGATGCCACGAACCTTGATTTTGCTACACGCTCCCTGCAAGGGGTGCGCCTGGACCAGAACTTTGCCGCCGACGGGGTTACGCGCCTCGGACCAGCCACGCAGACCCTGTTCCAGGTGAATACCAATACTTTGCAGCCATCAAAGTTTGTCAATGCCAGCCTGAGCTTCGAGCGCATGTTGCCCAAGTCCATTCACCTGCGGATTGAGACGCTCGAGAAGCGCGGCCGGGAAGGCTTTGCTTTTTTCAACGTGCATCCGGTTGCAACTACCGGCGGGGTGTATCAGTTGCTGAATGTGCAAAATGGCCGCTATGACTCAATCCAGATTGCCGCGGAGAAGAAATTTGCCCAGAACCACCAGTTCATGATCTCCTATACCCGCTCGCGGGCCCGCTCCAACGCGGTGCTGGATTTCTCGCTGGATAATCCTATTTTTGCGCGGCAGGCCGGAGGGGCGCTGCCCTGGGACACTCCGAACCACCTCGTCTCCTGGGGATGGTTTCCTCTCACGAAGAAAATAGATTGGGCCTATTCATTGGATTGGCACACCGGGTTTCCCTTCAACGTCGTCAACCAGCAACAACAGATTGGGGGAGCACCCGACTCCCACCGTTTTCCTGACTACTTCGCACTTAACTTGCACGTAGAGCGCCGCTTCCGCTTCCATGGATACGAGTTCGCTCTCCGCGTCGGTTCGAACAACATTACCAACAGCAGGAATCCTGTTGTGGTCAACAACAACATAGACTCTCCACAATTCTTGACCTTCAGCTCATTTCAGAAGAGAGCAATTACAGGCAGGATAAGGTTTCTGGGCAGGAAGTAG
- a CDS encoding M48 family metallopeptidase, with protein sequence MKNRIRGKLFRQLATDNRKPFLSQSLAVILILGLVVPLVMQARVKPTSGFNLFSSQEEIAAGQQASADANKQLPLLSDSDPITKYVQRLGANLAAHAPGAKWPYNFHVVNQKEINAFAMPGGPIYLNLGTIQAADNEAEVAAVMAHEISHVVQRHSTRAATKQMEAQLPLSILGGFLGKGIGSQLAQLGIQFGAGSYFLKNSRQNEQEADLLGTDIMYDTGYNPRWMAEFFRKLQQQGGASTSQFFSDHPIPANRYQYVSKEVATLPAKQYLPDSTPEFAQIKQRAMGMKPLTQQQIQQQQQKSGNKLTSTAIEGVAPSGNVRDFQHDAYTISYPDNWQVYGDNTTAVTIAPQSGVTQDQVAYGVIVSGFQPENSNSLDQATHELIARLRQGNPQLKQIGTDEDIRVNGIAAKSADLVGVSPVKDQSGNPLRERDWLVTLPLSDGQHVLYLVFISPDPDFNQMHGTFEAMLRSLRLR encoded by the coding sequence ATGAAGAACCGCATACGAGGAAAGCTCTTCCGGCAACTGGCAACTGACAACCGAAAACCTTTTTTATCCCAAAGCCTGGCAGTCATCCTAATCCTGGGTCTGGTGGTTCCGCTCGTGATGCAGGCGCGCGTGAAACCCACCAGCGGCTTCAACCTGTTTTCCTCGCAAGAGGAAATCGCGGCGGGGCAGCAGGCCTCGGCTGATGCCAACAAGCAGCTCCCGCTTCTGAGTGACTCTGACCCCATCACCAAATATGTACAAAGGCTGGGAGCCAACCTGGCGGCGCATGCTCCCGGCGCAAAGTGGCCGTATAACTTCCACGTGGTCAACCAGAAGGAGATCAACGCCTTTGCCATGCCGGGCGGGCCGATCTACCTCAATCTGGGGACAATCCAGGCAGCGGACAACGAGGCCGAGGTGGCGGCGGTGATGGCGCATGAAATCTCGCACGTGGTGCAGCGCCACTCCACGCGCGCGGCCACCAAGCAGATGGAGGCCCAGCTTCCGCTTTCCATCTTAGGAGGTTTTCTCGGCAAGGGCATCGGCAGCCAGCTTGCCCAGCTTGGGATTCAGTTTGGAGCAGGCTCCTACTTCCTCAAGAATTCACGCCAGAACGAGCAAGAGGCCGACTTGCTGGGCACGGACATCATGTATGACACCGGCTACAACCCCAGATGGATGGCCGAGTTCTTCCGCAAACTGCAGCAGCAGGGCGGGGCCAGCACCTCGCAGTTTTTCAGCGATCACCCCATTCCTGCGAACCGTTATCAATATGTCTCCAAGGAGGTCGCCACGCTGCCTGCCAAGCAATATCTGCCTGACAGCACCCCGGAGTTCGCGCAAATCAAGCAGCGCGCCATGGGCATGAAGCCCCTTACCCAGCAGCAGATTCAGCAACAGCAGCAAAAATCGGGGAACAAACTTACCAGCACCGCTATCGAAGGGGTGGCGCCCAGCGGGAACGTCCGCGATTTTCAGCACGATGCTTACACGATTTCTTATCCCGATAACTGGCAGGTTTACGGCGACAATACCACGGCTGTGACCATTGCCCCGCAATCGGGTGTGACCCAGGACCAGGTGGCCTACGGCGTGATTGTGAGTGGATTCCAGCCCGAAAACTCAAATTCACTCGACCAGGCCACACATGAGCTGATAGCCCGGCTGCGCCAGGGGAATCCGCAGCTCAAGCAAATTGGTACCGACGAAGATATACGGGTGAACGGAATTGCAGCCAAATCGGCAGACCTGGTTGGCGTGTCACCCGTCAAAGACCAGAGCGGCAACCCCTTGCGCGAGCGCGACTGGCTGGTGACCCTGCCACTCAGCGACGGCCAGCACGTACTCTATCTGGTGTTCATTTCCCCTGACCCCGATTTCAATCAGATGCATGGGACTTTCGAGGCCATGCTTCGCAGTTTGCGGTTGCGTTAA
- a CDS encoding GTPase domain-containing protein, with protein sequence MSFINFAAREINCKIVYYGAGLGGKTTNLQYIYDKTNDKAKGKMISLATETDRTLFFDFLPLDLGTVRGFKTRFHLYTVPGQVFYDASRKLILRGVDGVVFVADSQEERMDANLEALENLHSNLKDHGYDLVKIPYVLQLNKRDLPNVLPVDALKKELMRKNEPTFEAIAFQGPGVFETLKEVARQVLIELRKG encoded by the coding sequence TTGAGTTTTATTAACTTCGCGGCCCGCGAAATTAACTGCAAAATCGTCTACTACGGCGCCGGTCTTGGGGGCAAGACGACGAACCTGCAGTATATCTACGACAAGACGAACGATAAGGCCAAGGGCAAGATGATCTCTCTGGCCACCGAGACCGACCGAACTCTCTTCTTCGATTTTCTGCCCCTGGACCTCGGAACGGTGCGCGGATTCAAGACCCGCTTTCACCTGTATACCGTCCCCGGACAGGTCTTCTATGATGCCAGCCGCAAGCTAATTCTGCGCGGCGTGGATGGCGTGGTCTTCGTCGCCGATTCCCAGGAAGAACGCATGGACGCCAACCTGGAAGCCCTGGAAAACCTGCACAGTAATCTCAAGGACCACGGCTACGACCTCGTCAAAATCCCCTATGTCCTCCAGCTCAACAAACGTGACCTTCCTAACGTGCTCCCGGTTGACGCCTTGAAGAAAGAGCTGATGCGAAAAAACGAACCCACCTTCGAAGCCATAGCCTTCCAGGGACCCGGGGTGTTTGAAACCCTGAAAGAAGTCGCCCGCCAGGTCCTCATCGAACTGAGGAAAGGCTAG
- a CDS encoding VWA domain-containing protein: MNFKSFAYHLVVIAAFLVPAYPQTQPSQQGQIPDAPTPSNSAPSFPTTTAPASKNGDRPVPPPTSADEPLPLPPPPTMSPKPMPTSTKPANGENDSRDDFTIKKVVNLVVVPVTVKDSDGRLVEGLLKKDFSVMEEGEQQQIRYFTSDPFPLSVALVLDSNLPEQTMRKVKETLPALAGAFSDFDEVGVFTYGNSVTERLDFSGAGDQLSTALSRSEVELQGRNDGPPVASGPMTGGPSPSVNGKPFEPGKPHITNIRRESSVLNDAILAAATALAKRESTRRKIIFVISDGMELGSNASYSDVLKVLLSNEIAVYAIGVDSAAIPGYNTLQNIRIPRIGASNVLGRYVNATGGWPFAEFSKEGIEEAYSRVTEQARNQYTLGYSARLTAANNYRSIEVVVHRPGLLVRAKAGYYPLPPGR; encoded by the coding sequence ATGAACTTTAAGTCGTTCGCGTATCATCTGGTAGTTATAGCCGCTTTTCTCGTGCCGGCATACCCGCAAACTCAGCCGAGCCAGCAGGGCCAAATACCCGATGCTCCTACGCCCAGCAACTCAGCCCCCTCATTCCCCACTACCACGGCGCCGGCTTCGAAGAACGGTGATCGTCCTGTGCCGCCTCCAACCTCGGCCGATGAGCCTCTTCCTCTGCCCCCGCCGCCGACAATGAGCCCAAAGCCCATGCCCACCTCAACCAAGCCGGCCAATGGGGAGAATGACAGTCGCGATGACTTCACCATTAAAAAAGTTGTTAACCTTGTTGTGGTCCCGGTCACGGTAAAAGATTCCGATGGCCGGTTGGTCGAAGGCCTGCTGAAGAAAGATTTCTCCGTTATGGAAGAGGGAGAACAGCAACAGATCAGGTATTTCACCAGCGATCCGTTTCCTTTGTCGGTGGCCCTTGTGCTCGATTCCAATCTGCCGGAGCAGACCATGCGCAAGGTCAAAGAAACCTTGCCGGCACTGGCTGGGGCTTTCAGCGATTTCGATGAGGTTGGGGTCTTTACCTACGGCAATTCAGTCACTGAGCGCCTGGATTTCAGTGGCGCCGGTGACCAGCTTTCAACCGCGCTAAGCCGCTCCGAGGTGGAGTTGCAGGGACGAAATGATGGCCCGCCGGTCGCCTCCGGACCCATGACCGGGGGTCCTTCGCCCTCAGTCAATGGCAAGCCCTTCGAGCCGGGTAAGCCGCACATTACCAATATCCGCCGCGAATCCAGCGTGCTGAATGATGCCATCCTGGCCGCCGCCACGGCCCTGGCCAAGCGCGAGAGCACCCGGCGCAAGATCATCTTCGTCATCAGTGACGGTATGGAATTGGGCAGTAATGCCAGCTATAGCGATGTGCTCAAAGTCTTGCTATCGAACGAAATCGCGGTGTACGCCATTGGCGTGGATTCTGCCGCCATCCCTGGCTACAACACCCTGCAAAACATCCGCATCCCCCGCATTGGGGCCAGCAATGTCCTCGGCAGGTACGTTAACGCCACCGGAGGCTGGCCATTCGCGGAATTTAGCAAGGAAGGGATTGAAGAGGCGTACTCTCGCGTAACGGAGCAGGCCCGTAACCAATACACCCTGGGCTATAGCGCACGGCTCACGGCTGCTAATAACTACCGTAGCATCGAAGTAGTTGTTCACCGCCCAGGGTTGTTAGTCCGCGCCAAAGCCGGATATTATCCGCTGCCTCCCGGGCGCTAG